A single genomic interval of Amblyraja radiata isolate CabotCenter1 chromosome 3, sAmbRad1.1.pri, whole genome shotgun sequence harbors:
- the LOC116971312 gene encoding 40S ribosomal protein S14-like: MAPRKGKEKKEEQVISLGPQVAEGENVFGVCHIFASFNDTFVHVTDLSGKETICRVTGGMKVKADRDESSPYAAMLAAQDVSQRCKELGITALHIKLRATGGNRTKTHGPGAQSALRALARSGMKIGRI; the protein is encoded by the coding sequence ATGGCTCCCCGGAAGGGAAAGGAGAAGAAGGAGGAGCAGGTGATCAGCCTGGGACCACAGGTGGCTGAGGGCGAGAATGTCTTTGGCGTCTGCCATATCTTCGCTTCGTTCAACGATACGTTTGTCCACGTGACAGACCTGTCCGGCAAGGAGACCATTTGCCGCGTCACCGGTGGCATGAAGGTGAAGGCAGACAGAGACGAGAGCTCGCCGTACGCCGCCATGCTGGCAGCCCAGGACGTGTCCCAGAGGTGCAAGGAGCTGGGCATCACCGCTCTCCACATAAAACTCCGCGCTACTGGAGGCAACAGGACCAAGACCCATGGACCTGGGGCACAGTCGGCTTTGAGAGCTCTTGCTCGATCTGGAATGAAGATTGGACGGATCTAG